Sequence from the Sulfurimonas hongkongensis genome:
CTGCCATCATCCTCAGAGTGGGACTCTTGTAAATCATATCTTTTCTCACAAATAGAGTTCATAAAACCAAAAGTCATAGTAACTCTAGGCGAAGATGCTTACTACAAACTAACAAACGAAAAAATGGACTTTCAAAATGTTAGAGGTCATGTCATAGAATTCAAAGAATACAAACTAATCCCTATCTATCATCCTAAATATTTACAAAGAAATCCAGAACTAAAAAAAGTCACTTTTAATGACCTAAAAACTATAAAGAGTTGCCTCTTTAACTAAAACTACACATAAATGGGGAAATAGTGAAAGTATTGCATACATCAGACTGGCATCTAGGTCAGAGCTTTATGGGAAAGAGTCGCCAAGATGAACATAAAGCGTTTTTGAAGTGGCTCATGCAAACTATAGAGCAAGAAAAGATTAACACTCTCATCGTTGCAGGCGATATTTTTGATACTACTACTCCTCCAAACTATGCACTAGAACTCTACTACAACTTTCTAACTAAAGTCTCCTCTTTTTGCAAAAACATCATCATAACAGCGGGCAATCACGACTCCGTAGCAACACTAAAAGCGCCAAAACAACTGCTCCGTGCTTTAAATGTTCATGTTATAACATCTGGCGATGAAGAGGAAGATGAAATTATCGCTATTTATGATGAAAAAAAGCTTTGTGGCATTGTTTGCGCGGTTCCATTTTTGCGCGACTATGTAGTTCGTAAATCTCTTAGTGCCCAAACTATGGACGATAAAGAGTCAGCTCTCTCCCTTGGCATCAAAGAACACTACAAAAGTGCTTACAAAAGAGCAAAAGAGCTCTCAAAAGATGTTCCTATAATCGCTACTGGACATCTAACAACTCTAGGAGCTAAAACAAGTGAATCAGAGAGAGAAATATATA
This genomic interval carries:
- a CDS encoding exonuclease SbcCD subunit D C-terminal domain-containing protein, encoding MKVLHTSDWHLGQSFMGKSRQDEHKAFLKWLMQTIEQEKINTLIVAGDIFDTTTPPNYALELYYNFLTKVSSFCKNIIITAGNHDSVATLKAPKQLLRALNVHVITSGDEEEDEIIAIYDEKKLCGIVCAVPFLRDYVVRKSLSAQTMDDKESALSLGIKEHYKSAYKRAKELSKDVPIIATGHLTTLGAKTSESEREIYIGGTLDIDSNFFKDFDYVALGHLHINQRVGCESVRYSGSPIPLSFSESNSQKKVNIVEFSGLDAKVKELDIPLFRKLLVIRGETASVINELENVTDKESWIEVHIKDENPFNANESIRARAKELELTLLAVKIDREQASLNATTFNAISLDELNPLEVFGKRVELESLEDQELTKELLKNFKVVMSEVEAL